A genomic segment from Callithrix jacchus isolate 240 chromosome 8, calJac240_pri, whole genome shotgun sequence encodes:
- the AHSA1 gene encoding activator of 90 kDa heat shock protein ATPase homolog 1, with protein MAKWGEGDPRWIVEERADATNVNNWHWTERDASNWSTEKLKTLFLAVRVQSEEGKCEVTEVSKLDGEASINNRKGKLIFFYEWSIKLNWTGTSKSGVQCKGHVEIPNLSDENSVDEVEISVSLAKDEPDTNLVALMKEEGVKLLREAMGIYISTLKTEFTQGMILPTMNGESVDPLGQPALKTEERKAKPAPSKTQARPVGVKIPTCKITLRETFLTSPEELYRVFTTQELVQAFTHASATLEADKGGKFHMVDGNVSGEFTDLVPEKHIVMKWRFKSWPEGHFATITLTFIDKNGETELCMEGRGIPAPEEERTRQGWQRYYFDGIKQTFGYGARLF; from the exons ATGGCCAAGTGGGGTGAGGGAGACCCACGCTGGATCGTGGAGGAGCGGGCGGACGCCACCAACGTCAACAACTGGCACTG GACGGAGAGAGATGCTTCAAATTGGTCCACAGAAAAGCTGAAAACACTGTTCCTGGCAGTGAGGGTTCAAAGTGAGGAAGGCAAGTGTGAGGTGACAGAAGTGAGCAAGCTTGATGGAGAGGCATCCATTAACAATCGCAAAGGCAAACTCATCTTCTTTTATGAATGGAGCATCAAACTAAACTGGACAG GTACTTCTAAGTCAGGAGTACAGTGCAAAGGACATGTGGAGATCCCCAATTTGTCTGATGAAAACAGCGTGGATGAAGTGGAG ATTAGTGTGAGCCTTGCCAAAGATGAGCCTGACACAAATCTCGTGGCCTTAATGAAAGAAGAAGGGGTGAAACTTCTAAGAGAAGCAATGGGAATTTACATCAGCACTCTCAAAACAG agTTTACCCAGGGCATGATCTTACCTACAATGAATGGAGAGTCAGTAGACCCACTGGGGCAGCCAGCACTGAAAACTGAGGAGCGCAAG GCTAAGCCTGCTCCTTCAAAAACCCAGGCCAGACCTGTTGGAGTCAAAATCCCCACTTGTAAGATCACTCTTAGGGAAACCTTCCTGACGTCACCAGAGGAGCTCTATAGAGTGTTTACCACCCAAGAG ctgGTACAGGCCTTTACCCATGCTTCTGCAACATTAGAAGCAGACAAAGGTGGAAAGTTTCACATGGTAGATGGCAACGTCTCTGGGGAATTTACTGATCTG GTCCCTGAGAAACATATTGTGATGAAGTGGAGGTTTAAATCTTGGCCAGAGG GGCACTTTGCCACCATCACCTTGACCTTCATCGACAAGAATGGAGAGACTGAGCTGTGCATGGAAGGTCGAGGCATCCCTGCTCCTGAGGAAGAGCGGACGCGGCAGGGCTGGCAGCGGTACTACTTTGACGGCATTAAACAGACCTTTGGCTATGGCGCACGCTTATTTTAG